Below is a genomic region from Culicoides brevitarsis isolate CSIRO-B50_1 chromosome 2, AGI_CSIRO_Cbre_v1, whole genome shotgun sequence.
ATCTAATTGGGTTTATTTATCgaataatccaaaaatttgttaatgatAATCTCTTAACTCCACGaggcaataaataaatgaagaaaaattattctgcGATCCGGTTGTTGCAACATTGATAATAATCTCCACGAGTTAAAAATTGTCGAGAATTCACGTCTGTTTTAAAATCTTTGTTATTCGTTGAGGATGAACCCATGatagttttttctttattttattttttttttatgtatcatATACCGTaaactttaatgaaattaaattttaataaagtctCCATTGTggcctgaaaataaaaaaaaataattaacaaaaattttataaaaattaaaaaataaatttaataaaaattaaaaaaaaaatccaaaacagtTAAAAACTCCCTGTATTTCTCTTCTAACAACATTCACACCgccttaattaaaatcaaacaattaaCTCCTACAAACAAGTGCAATAAATGTCTCATAACACAGCCCGTAGTTATCGCTacaaaatcttacaaaatttcGTATTCATAACACATTGCACCAAAGACAACGAGACACTCACACATTCGCAATCACAACCAACTCCGATACGAACATTAAAACTTACAACTCCGAACATTAAGTGGTCATTTATGTTTCGACCGTTGAGCCGCTCTGATCAAGTCATTACCTACACGCGACACAAtcacataacaaaaaataaatagccgaacaaaaagaaaatttgcaaacaaaagaaaaacttaaaattacaaCTTACTGGGAACCACTTAGCTATATGTCGTCAATCTAGACAAAATTGCATTTATCATCGCGTCTAACGACAATTTAAAGACAGTCGAACCGAGCAATCAGTCTCAATCAGTGCTGGGACATAACACAGTTACGACGTAACTTTCATTAAAGTTAAACaagtgtcgaaaaaaaaaagttttttttttctttgtttttttgcaagaaaaaaaaaacataaatattacgAGAAAGgtcttgagaaaaattaaataaataataaaaaaataaggaagtgAAAGtgcgacaaaaattttcttctctaaaaatttgtcagtaaTAGATCTGGAGTGAtactaaaaagtttaaaaaaatatttctaaaaaaaaaaaataattaaaatgcctgaaataattgaaaatttgaagccCGCCCTCACACAAGACCaaaaattggaattaattCAGGAGTTACGGGAGCTCGTTTCAagtaagtatttaaaaaaaaacgcaaaaaaattaaaaatttaattaatctcgATTGTTCCCGTAAAAATATGCAAGCTTGCGTTTGCCTGAATCGGCTACCTGTTACCATTTTTAGTGAAACTTAAATAATAGATTCGATTGACGCGACACTTTTTGCATGCAAATGATGTTTGTGTCGCATCATTATCgcacattttgaataaaaaacaatcaattctCGTATtggttattaattatttattgactcAATTGACAATTACCTAAAAATATGGCAAGTGCCAGACAGTAAGTGACTAACGAGACAGATGTCGAAAGAGAATTCGAGAGATTTTGCTGCGGTATTTCGTAAAATGTGAGATTGGCAGCTTCTTCAAAGGAATTTTCGACTGGCGAATGAGGCGTCGCGCACTCGTCTAGCTCGGTACTGTCCTTATCCCAATCAATGACCGCAACCCACTTTTCGTGCAAATAATCTTTGATCTGTTTCATGCGGTTACAGCTGAAAAAGTTGTTGTTCAACGTGAGTTCTTCTAATTTTGGGAATTTTATCAGAAGcattttttcatccaaatcttccaaattgttggaaaaaagGTCAAGAACGgataattttcgtaatttcgGGAATTGATGCACTGGAAATTCGGTCAAATAATTGTCGCCGAGAATAAGTTGCTCCAGCCGCTTCGTggattcaaacatttttccgTCAATTTCGCGCAAACGGGTGCCTTGCAAGTTGATATAATCGAGCATCGTGTTCTTTTCGAACACTTTGACGTCGagtttttccaatttattgTCGTAAAAGTTGATGTTGGTCAAGTGTTTGCACTCATTTAAGGCTTGTGGCGCAATAGATTTCAGCGAAAGTTCGCACAACTCGAGCACTTGCAAGTTGGGAAAAGCCCAACATAATTCGTACGTCAGCACAGGCATGACTGAGTCCACAAATCGCACTTCTTTGACGGCACTATTGTCTGTGGTGCTCGATGGATTGAAATACATTTCACTTTCGGTCGTGTTGATGCCCGAAAAAATGCACGTCGAACCACTTAATTTGCATGGCACGGCAAATGTTTGAGTGATTATGCCGCAAAAGAGTAgaaaaattagcatttttgtgtgtttatcgCTTGATTTGTCGATGCGAACTAATTTGAGAGTCAAAGGTTCGCGATTTGAAGACtagttgattatttttctctacaaaaaaaaaatttttttttttgagagatgagagattttttttattattattttcatctaaatttattatcatcgcccttttttaaattgtttacatATTTGAGTTAAGCGTTTCTTAAAGAGTGTGTCAGCAGGTATTCCATATGCAAATTCtagtaaaaacacaaaatatttaaacatcaTAAATATCAAGCGCCGTCAAATTAGTTACGGACAcacagatttttatttgtttttttactgaatttttcacgaaacttATGaacgaatttattaaaattttttaaatttctcaatcgaattttatttttatttattttataaaaaattatttaaaaataaatttaatatttctaaagaaatttttttaaaagatcaaaaatttcaatattttagaattttttttctttcaagacttttgacaaaaataaaaaaacacaattttgtattaaaatcaaaagaaaaattgaagtttaaaaaatcaaataatatatttttttgtcttttacgatgtttttttttaattaaaagtcttgaaagaaaaaagttctaaaatattaaattttttcttttaaaaaaattactttataaatattaaatttatttttaaataattttttataaaataaaaaaaaataaaattcggttggaaaattttaaaaattttaattatttcgtttAATAGATGTTTcactttgacaaaaaaaatgtacaaagaaaaaaataattttaaattttgaaaccttTTGTGTTTTAAATGGGCTTgggtttagaaaaaaaattagataaaattatatctatttgttaaaataaaaataataaatcaaggtcaactaaaaataaatattttcggttattaaaaataaataaacctttctctttaaaaacgtgagcaataaaaaaacaaaaacattaggAAACTACACCGCCGGTAAAATTtcgcaaataaaatttttattatttgacttaCTTCAGATTCGAAGAAAGGATgtcgataaaaaaatcgtaaaaaaatttcatgaaattcgttaaaaatattaggcAACTTTTTGAATCctctctaatattttttttaaagacaatcTCTTCTCGCAATAACGACTCAacacttaaaatttgaaacattacGAAAAGTTATGAAGCAATTTTCAAGTGCAAAACAACATTAACTCTCGGCAGACCTCctctaatgatgatgattattttgttgcttttttttacgGTCACTGAACTAAACACAAAATTCTGTGTAAAAACAATAACGAGaccgtttaaattttaaataaacaaaaaaaaaaagttatcacgCCGATGGcctcaattaaaaatgtgtttttcgtcataaaacaattatttaatttttttttgatgcaacTTCAAACACGCTTGACGAACATAACTCAGCGATAGTGACAAAATTCACGTTTTTTGGCACTACATGGAAGTTTTTCGAAATGATtgtaaaaatgcataaatttcAGGTAGCACGTTCATTTTTCGCAacttaaatctttttaatcgatgacataaatttattagtgACATATGGGACAGAATTAAATTGGCCCAAAGTCACGTGTCACGTgagtatttaaaaatcttatggTTTGTGGCAAAGGTTATCTCAACCTACGATAAAACCTTTGTAAGTAATCAATCAAATTCGCGGAACAATATTACCAATgacaaaaaacaacttttttataatgtCTTAAGTCCTAATACCTTCTTAAAGTAGCTTAAAGTTGTTATTTATACACGTAGTAATTTGAAAAGTACATGACGAGCTCTAACGTGACACAAAGTAATTCCgattaatttacatttcttGTTACCGAGCACTATATAGTTAGGCTTTGATAAAGGTGCGTGCTTTGCATTTCgtctcttaatttttgtttattgtttttttttcacaaataacaACTTATCTAGATGAGGAAGTTACCTTgcgaacaaattttatattcttaGTGACTGCAAATTTATGATGCGACATGAACTTTTATTTCCTTTGTTGGGATGGGATGTACTTTTGTCATTGTTTTACCATTAGCtgtcttttttcttcgaaaatgaacttgttgcaattttaaatgtaacttCGGTTCATTGACACTCCCAAATagctttaacattttttaaatttccatttcaaTAAGCTTTGGTATAAAatcaacggtaatttttttcgcgtgTAAAGACTCGTTTTGATATGCAAAAACtctaatttgcatttttgcgATTGACATAGCAGTTGTATAGCTTTTAAAGTTTGCTAGATGGAGATGACGGCTCTTAATCGTACTTTTTCCTGTAGTATAGAAAGCTTCATCAGTAAACATCGGAGATTGGGCATTTTACCAGTCAGCCCTTCAGGTGCCCTTAAAATTCACTCAGACCAAAAGGTTTCTTAAAGATCTTAGTAAATTCTAAGCACGATTGGAGTCAGAAcagtttttcatgtttttgatTCTCGAACCGACGACCTTACGATCGACTAAGGAATCCTTGTATTCCTAACTCATATATTGAACAGATTCTGAATCATAGATACCATCAATTGCTTCACCAATTTCCAACAAATCAAAAGTCGGATACAATTCATCCTTTGTAGACCATATTTCAGTATCCGAAATCGAATTCGGTATAATTCAAGCTAGCTAGAATCTTTCTGAATGATCCGTTAAAACGAGGCTCTTCTTTTTTCGATTCAAATGGAACATCACCTCACTTTCTTCGAAAAGCTTTAGCTTATAAAATAAGTGTTTCCTTTATTGTGTTTCTgcagatttttataaagttttcgtGTCTTTTGACTTCCATTGCGTTGTTTCAAGTAGCGAATAGTAAATGCCATTTGAGCATTATAGTTCCATTTTTCTTCGAGGATCAACGATTTCTCCTCGACTTTTGAAGCCCATTCGAAACACCGATTTATCACAAGTATCTTACAAATATCATTACTTAGCTGACTGAATGTTGGATTTTGAAGTTGCAAAAAGAACCAAAATTTATACGGAGAGTACACTTCAGTGATACTGATTTGAAACTTTTCTGGATCTGAtctgaaaatttgaacaaactcAAGCTTTGCAATGATTGTTGGCAAGATCTTCAAATAATGCATAATAGAAGCCATTCAATTCAATAGAAACTtaccaaactttttttatctCCTCATTTCAGAATCAATTTATACTGAATCCCGCACAGATGACATCTTCCTTATGCGATTCTTACATTGTTGCGAATGGGATGTTGATCAAGCTTACAAACGTATCGTCAAAATAATGCAACATCGGGTAagctttcaatattttcctcTTAACTTTCATGAGTAATTTAcctttaaatcatttttcaacagcGCAATCATCCCACATGGTTCATCAATGATGACGCCACCTCCTTCATTCCCGTCTTAAAAGAGAACATCAAGACCGTTCTCGAGAAACGTGACAAAAATGGTCGTCGCGTTTACGTCACAAAGCTCGGCAACATCAAGCCACACATCAAAGCAAGTGACATGGCACAACTCGACGATTTATGGTTCAACACAATCTTAGACGAACCAGAAACCATTGAAAAGGGCGTAAGCGTCATCATTGACATGAAAAACGCTTCTTGGCGCATCATGAAGTTACTTTCGCCAGGAAACATCAAAACAGCAGCCACTTCTGCAGATTTGACGCCAATTTCTCACATGGAGTTTCACATTGTCAATTCGTCGGCAATTTTGAATTCAGCTGTTACAttgatttttccatttttgggACAACGATTGAAGGATCAGGTGCACTTCCATCACTCGAATATGAAGTCAATGCATGAGTTTTTGGGACGTGAATGCTTACCGGAGGAATATGGCGGCGAACCTGGAAGCAAAATCGAATATGAGCAATTGCATAAACAGCTGACGATCGATTTCGGAAAGGGAGTTGATTATAAATTGAATTCTGTGGAAAATATTACGCAAGAAGCGAtgaaagaaaatgtgaaaccAGCTATTGCTACTAGATAAGAAACCAAAAGAAACATAGATTAAGGGATAAACAGGAATTGAAATGAGCTGTGTGggagaatttttatattttttcgttcgtttaaataaatgtagtttttcaataaaatctaaatataaataaatatataagtttacacaaaaaatgaggTTGTAATGTATTTTATACGGAACaacattttcaaatcaaattttaatatctctttctttgataaaaaaaggtCCCTATAAGATCTAATTTcgagtttttaatttgatcatttaaaattgGATCTTTCGTCTCATTTGACGTTGTCTAAGGCATTCAACCCTTGATGAATGGTCcagcgaaattaaaaaaaaaaaattccccttACCTCAAAGACGGTGGGTTTACGACATCTGCCAATCCGCCAATCGTCTGATGTTGCCAGTTCAGTCGCGATTTCTTTAAATCTGCTCCTCGAGACTCCAAAACTAAAATTGCCCTCCAGGTCCAGTGAAACTGttaatgagaaaaagttgATTATTTTGTTCAGGACATCCACGTCACGGGCTCATGTTGACCGTAATTGGTTCTCCTAAAAGGAAAGACGAAGGTTTCAGTGCTGCGTGCCAACTCTCTGTTCATCTTCAGCTGAAACAGATTCTTCAGATAGTCATTATTCAATCTGCCCGTAGTCATCATGCTGGCAACTTTCCTCCCTATGACTAGTTTTTGCAGTCCAAGTTCAGAGCATCGGGTTTCATATTCGGGCATCAGATCTTGATTCACTTTCTTCCCCAAAGAATACCTGGAGACCAACTGGATATTTTGTACCTTTCTTATTGTGGttgctgttatttttttttgctgcagcTTTTGCATTTAAGCTTGGCATCGAGTTTTCAgctaaatatttgttaaaacacCACGATGCTCGCTTCATTTTCCTAGAaatcttatcaattttaaataacggAACATCGTCGTATATCACACAGGCATCGTACAGCATATGGAATCCCAATGAAAAACCCGCATGCTGTCACACTTCCGTACAAATGTGTGAAATGTCTCTGTACGAACCCATGGAACATACGTGGCTCAAGGCAAAAACTAAAACACCCGAATTtgacatcaaaatatttacaacttttttcatgCTGTTGTTTTGGTGccggtaaaaattaaatttcgtctgtaaaatcattaaaattcctgaaaaatcCCATTTCTAACTGTAAATAAGTGTTTGTTGCATCGAAAGTCGATGAAGTTTGCACGTAAAACGTGAAAGTGCgtcgaaaaaagcaaaatattaattttcactgAAAACAGCTGATCGAACATAAATGGCGACacagtgaaaaaaatcaaaacaaaccaCATTTTAGACACAAATCACTTCGTATTCGAGaagaaattgtaatttttgtcacGTGACTTCATAAAAAGTCACAATGTCCGAAGCAGTTGTCACGCAATTCGTGCAAGGACTAAAGTCCCGTCACAAGGATGTCCAGAACAAGGCTTCGCACGATTTGTTCATGTATGTCAAGACGGAGCTGCGGGAGATGCCGCAAGAGAATATTGTGCAGTTCTTCGATACGTTCAATAGTCACATCACGGATATGTTGAACAGCACGGACATTTGGGAGAAAAAAGGAGGCGTGTTAGCCATAAGTAAGgttatgtcaaatttttgaaaattttttaaaacttaccattttttttttggtagaaTGTCTCATCAGTGCCGATGTTGTCAACACTACCACCCGAATTTCGCGTTATTCCAACAATTTACGGTATTTATTGCCATCCAACGATACCGGCGTCACGGAATTAGTCGCAAAAACTTCTGTTAAACTTGCTTTGCTGCCCGGATCGAAGGGTGCCGAGTCCTTCGAGTTCGATATTAAGCGTGCTTTTGAATGGTTGTCCGAAGATCGGAATGAAGTAAGTgcaatttctcataaaaaatttaatatttttcattttttctttaattttttaggctaAACGTCATGCTGCCGTATTGCTACTTCGCGAACTCGCAGTTGCAATGCCCACATTTTTCTACCAACAAATTTCCCGCTTCTtcaatgacatttttaaagcaattttggaTCCAAAACCCTTGATTCGCGAGGGTGCTGGACAGGCTTTGCGTGCCGCACTTGTCGTTACATCACAACGTGAATCCGTGAAATCGCAAAATAAGCAGCAATGGTATCGCCAATGCTATGATCAAGCAATTGCCTCGTTTGGTGAGGTTAGTTTGAGGGAAAAAGGCATCACGAGAGATGATCGCGTTCACGGAGGATTGATTGTGTTGAATGAAATCCTTCGTTGTTCGAATGTGGTGTGGGAACGCAGACATCATGCGTTAAAACGGTTGAGACCGGAGTACAAAAAACCCCAAAATGAGGAAAGTTCAACGATTTTTCCGCGATTTAAGGTGCCATTTGTGGAAAAACGGAGCAATCCATCGACGCCGATCAAGCAAAATCCCCCGATTTCCTATAATTTCGACCAAAATCCCAAGTTTTATCGGAAATCGAGTCTCATGTCGCAAGAATCGTGCTTGTGTCGGCAACTTGTGATGGAAAATTACGaagaaatttgtaataaagtGCTCGAACAACGGCTTAGTCGGTCGACGCACGTGCAACAAATGATCAACGCTATTTTGCCTCGCTTAGCAGCTTTTAATCGGGATCTTTTTGTCAAGAGACATCTTGCTATCACACTTAATCATCTTCTCATAACGCTCAAAGGCAAGGAGAAAGATCGCAATATGGCTTTTATCACTGTGGGTTACATCGCGGTCGCTGTGGAGAACGATATCAAACCCTACATCAGTCGCATCATGGAGGTCGTGAAGCTCGCGCTGCCCATTCGTGATGCCGCAGTCGCCAAACGTAAATCCTCCATggatttcttcgtttttgttTGCATCACACTCCTGGGACATGCAGTTAAGAGTGAAATTGCCTCCGATATCCGTGAAATCCTCGAACCGATGATGGCGACGGGTCTCAGTGCTCCCCTGACAATTTGCCTGCAAGAATTGGCCGAAAATATTCCGGAACTCAAACGGACTATCTCGGAGGGGCTCATCAAGATGTTGTCGAATGTGTTGATGGCGAAACCAGCAGCGCAAAGTGGCACGCCGAAACACGGGACAATCGCACAATTTGCCGCCTTGACAGTTGCTGACACGACGCCAGAGAATGCGACAATTGTGTTGGCGTTGAAAACATTGGGAACGTTCAATTTTGAGGGACAGAATTTGTTGCAGTTCGTTCAACGATGTGCTGATCACTTTTTGACGCATGAAGCGCAGGAAGTGAGACTCGAAGCGGTGGTCACGTGTTGTCGATTGTTGAAATTATCCATTGGAATTACGGGAGATGGagaaggtaagaaaatttaaactaaaatttaaaaaaatgttttcggtaTGAACCCAATATGagcagaaatgaactttagaatgaatatttattcaattttaggcttagaactggtcaaaaaatgacttgaaaaaaaatcagcgtttgaacttcaaaacgctgatttttttgtttcgtcaaatatcgacccaatatgatcagaaatcatctttagaatgaatatttatgcaattttaggcttaaaactggtcagaaaatgacttgtaaaaaaaatcagcgtttaaacctcaaaacgctgatttttttgtttcgtcaaatattgacccaatatgatcagaaatcatctttaggatgaatatttatgcaattttaggcttaaaactggtcagaaaatgacttgtaaaaaaatcagcgtttgaacctcaaaacgctgatttttttgtttcgtcaaatatcgacccaatatgatcagaaatcatctttagaatgaatatttatgcaattttaggcttaaaactggtcagaaaatgacttgtaaaaaaaatcagcgtttgaacttcaaaacgctgatttttttgttt
It encodes:
- the LOC134829277 gene encoding alpha-tocopherol transfer protein-like — encoded protein: MPEIIENLKPALTQDQKLELIQELRELVSKSIYTESRTDDIFLMRFLHCCEWDVDQAYKRIVKIMQHRRNHPTWFINDDATSFIPVLKENIKTVLEKRDKNGRRVYVTKLGNIKPHIKASDMAQLDDLWFNTILDEPETIEKGVSVIIDMKNASWRIMKLLSPGNIKTAATSADLTPISHMEFHIVNSSAILNSAVTLIFPFLGQRLKDQVHFHHSNMKSMHEFLGRECLPEEYGGEPGSKIEYEQLHKQLTIDFGKGVDYKLNSVENITQEAMKENVKPAIATR